From the genome of bacterium:
GCTGAACTGCTGGGCGCCGCTAAGTCCACGATAAGCGAGGACCTGGCCCTGCTGAGGGCGGCCTGCGAGCGGTTCGGTCTGGGTCGGATCGTCACCGTGCCCGGCGCCTCCGGCGGGATCCGCTTCCGACCGCACCGCACCCCGGCGCAGATCCGGCGCCTGGTCGAGGATCTCAGCGGGCGGCTCAGGGAGCCGGGACGCGTGCTCCCCGGCGGGTTCCTCCAGATGACCGATCTAATATCCTCGCCGTCCGTGGCCGCGGAGATGGGCGAGGTGTTCGCCACTCTGTTCTGGGACGCGCGTCCCGACTGCGTGCTGACCATGGAGGTCAAAGGCATCCCGCTGGCGCTCATGACCGCACGCGCGTTCAACGTGCCGATGGTGACAGTCCGCCGGGAAGGCAAGATCACCGATGCCCCCTCGGTCAGCGTCAACTACCTGTCGGGATCGTCGCAGACGGTGCAGACGATGACGCTGCCGCTTAGGGCCATCCCCCAGCGCGCACGCGTGCTGTTCAT
Proteins encoded in this window:
- the purR gene encoding pur operon repressor, with the translated sequence MPRRKDAKARSDGERSGRRLRRGERMVVLSHRLMQSPDRLHSLAGFAELLGAAKSTISEDLALLRAACERFGLGRIVTVPGASGGIRFRPHRTPAQIRRLVEDLSGRLREPGRVLPGGFLQMTDLISSPSVAAEMGEVFATLFWDARPDCVLTMEVKGIPLALMTARAFNVPMVTVRREGKITDAPSVSVNYLSGSSQTVQTMTLPLRAIPQRARVLFIDDFLRGGGTARGVGDLMREFQAEVVGIGVFVETERPADKMLDRYLALITYRGVGASGEALVGPSRWIAAL